The genomic stretch TTTTAAAAAACAACCATCAAGACAAATAACTCTACGACAAGATTCCAGCATGCCTTTCCTTAAACTATCTAAACACACATAAATCCCATTGAAAACGGAAGGCCCATCAGAGGTAGTTTTTTCTGTCTCAATTTTGACGGTACTCCCTTTATTGGTTCTCAATAATTCAAATGCATAGTCTCTAAGTTTTCCAAATTGTTCTTTGTAATCGCCAACAATCTCTTTCAGAGCTTTTTGTTTTGCACGCATGCATATTGTCATAGTTGGTTCAATGTTAATATCTGCATTAACGTAATCTCTaaactctcttaatttccaacttgGACAAACTCGTAACTTTTCTAAGTATCTTTTGCACAACCACCTTGCAGTAAGTAATCTTGActtttcattaaaatcaaatGGTAAACAAGTATGAGGAGAGGGTAgtgatttgatttgaaaagttttCTCCCCACATTTCCATGATGCCCATACTCTCCATTTACACCCTTCACCAGTACATTGAGCTCCTATCCTCTTCCTATCACTCTTATATGTCTTTATTGCATAACCatttaaaattttataattttgtaccgcatcaataaaCTCCTTCTTATCAGTAAACTGCAGACCCTTCTCAAAATCAACCATATTGGTCTTTGGATTAAAAGTTGGAAACTTTTGTCCTTTATTATTTTGTTTTTCCAAATCATCCTCGGATTCGCTACTTTGTAAATCATTTAGGTTGTCTGAATCCTCATTCTCGCAATCAGAAATGTCATTTTCTTGACTCATTCCCACGCCATCATCAATAGACTTGTGTATATCAATCTCGGTCACCTTAGTTGACATTAATTTCTCATTCCTCAAAGTATCACCAACAATCTTCATCTCTTTCTTTTTATTACTTAATTTTTCTTTCACTAGTACTAgttcctcatcatcgtcatcagaaTACAAATTTTCATCAATGAAATACTTCATTTCATCATCATCTTCGTCATCATCAGACCCTCTATATTCCATCTTGTTATACTCTTCACCATACTCTTTATTAGAGGTCTCACCATCATAGTCATCCAAAGCAAAAATACTTGTCTCATGCTCAACGTATAATTGAACAGAAGAATgctgacaaaaacacaaaagatCAAGGGTTTCTAATTCACTTCTAATTTCAACAAGTCCATTGTGTATTTCATGATTAGGCGTTCTAAAAAATATTTTCTTGATTTGCTCATCCTTGTACCCTTGTGATTTCACCAAATTTCTAATATCATCGACACTTACATAATTAAAGGGAATGGTTAAATCGACTACATCTCCCCCTATATAAATCAAATTTGGATTCCTCACAAAATATCCCCCATGATGTAGGTAAAAAGTCATTTCATCCATTCCGAAATTGATATCTAGAACTAACGAAAATAAAAGCTATCCAAGACGAAAGGGAGTGCGTAACTGGAAAACGTGAcaacaaaatataaaatttaatCAAAGTCAAACCATTAACATACCTTCAATTGACGAAATTAGATGATTGGAATTTATTGATTGAAGAAAAGCAAAGTTGTTTGCCAAGAGTGTGCCGTTGAGTGAAGACGTAGGTTAAACTAGTTATGCTTTTGTCTTTCttaattttttaatatttttttttgtgataAATTTCTTAATATTCATTAATTATCAATTTTAGGTTATGTTTACCGGCTAATCAAGTAAAAGGTTATTTAATGGCATTTAAGTAGGTTAAACACATTCTAAAGTGGCAATTATAGAAAATAATTTTTTACAATGGcagttttagaaaaaaaaatcttTTACAATGGCAATAAGAGCTTTTAACTCAAATGCCTTATCGACTCTCTCATTTTATTATTACGTTATTCGAACAAAAAGCTAAACTAAGAATTAACAATGATGACCGGTAATATTTTATGTACCCCAATTTTCGGGGTCGTATTTTTTTATAACAAGTCTATCTGGTAAGTAGAACACACAAATGTGATGCTCGCTCTTAACTAACGTGGAAGTTATAACCACCAGCATTCCCACAAAGTCATCGCTTTCCCCAAGTTAGAGAGAGAAAGCTCGAGAATACTGCTTCAATGTCGCAGATAGCCTTGTCTGCTACGTCTGCGCTTCCATTTTTCACCCGTAATCATCACATTCCTTATACTCTACTCTCATATTCTTCTTCCTCGTATTCATTTGTgtgattattgttaatttcatccTACTTTTCATGTGCTTAACACTATTATCGTGATCAATTTTGCTCATACAACCTTGATTTCCTGATAATGTGTAAAAATGTGTTCATAATGCTTGAAATTTGTCTGTCAAGTGAACTTTTGATTGATTATTTTTGTCGTACGTTGATAACTTTGTGTATCTAAAGCATAGTATTATATCTTGGTTTGGTTATGGTCGCGGTGGCGGTGGCGGTTGTCGAATGTTGTCTAAAATGCGTCGCTTGGTAACTCAGTATCGGTGCCGGCCGTTATTTAAAACCATGATTTAAAGTAAGATTATGATGTGTTATAGTAGATGAAAGAATGGTCAATAAAAACTtggattttgttggggaaaggATTATGAATTCAAGGATACAGTTGAGGTATTTATGAAATTCAAAAGTTTTCACCATCTGAATTTCAGTTGATAAACTTCATTGTGCAAATTCCCAGGCAAAAAAAGAAGATGAATGAGGCTTATTGGCTGGGATAGAGGGAGTATGAGTTAGTGGTAGACAATTAAAATTGCTGGGGGAGTGGATGGCCCAGTCATCGAGATGGCGTTATGTTGGGGAAGTGTAGTGCTTGTCCTTCAAATGTCTACTGAAGGAATGTGCTGTGTGGGGTTTATATGGTGCAATCATGTGATTTCGCAAATGTTAGGGTTTACTAGAGAGTGATAGTTGTCGTTGAGAGAGTTCAATAGTTTTTTAGGCTGCTTGCAATCAATAGAATTGAGATGTGATAAACTAGACAGATAAAGAAATGCCATTAGGAGTCTAAGGTATTACAACACAAATATGTTTTTGCTTTAATGGTTCTTCCTCTTCAATTAAAACGAACCCATCATTCGACTATATctctaagggggtgtttggtttgGTGTTTTGAAATGGATTGGAATTGATTTAGTTTATTCTAAATGTTTGGTTGACTTATTTGGGATTGGAGTTAGATATTTGATTGTTTcaaactccattccaaccccctaGAATCTTATACCTTAGTCGCCTTCCATGTTTCTAACTCCATTTCCCCTAGAGTGGCGATATTGTAACGATACAAGTACATGATTGTATGGGATTCTAAATCCATACATCCCTTGTATCACATTCCAATGCTTTTCATCCTATCTGTTTTAACCAGACGACCCCTAAGTGGCTACTGTTAAATAGTTTATGTAAACATCATATTTCATCCTCCCAAGAAAACGAGTTCAATGCTTGTACAGTGATTGTTGCTATTTTCTCCATGATTTGATCCCCTTCCCCCAACTAGCTCTGACATTGAGTAACTTTCAGGGTATAATGGTTCGAAAGCTAAATAAATTTTGCGGATTTAACTTTATGCAAGCTCCTTTCACCCTTACTTAAGATATTGCAAAGTATATTTTTCTTCTTGAGGTGATCAGATGCATTCATCGCATTGATGGTTTTTCATTATTACCCAGGATCTACGGGGAGATTGAGCAAAATTATTCCTGTAATCACGAAAAGCTATAATGTCAACTCTTCACTATGTTCAAACACACTAAGGAAAGGATTCTCTATCACGGCTCCAGCTGCTGCCGCAATGAATGGTGGTGCTGCTGAATTATCTGAAAATGAGCAAGACTTGAAGCATTATATGTGGCCAGACAAAAAGGTTTGAACTATTATCTTAAAGTTATGATTTACATTGTTGCTTGTACAGCTGTGTTTTAGATCCTCTTATTTCAGCCTTCTCTCATATGAACAGAAGCCAAGAGTATGCATTTTGGGTGGTGGATTTGGAGGATTGTATACAGCTTTAAGACTAGAATCGCTTGTCTGGCCTGATGACAAGAGACCTCAAGTAAGCTTCTGTAGTACACTAGTAGATCTGTATCATACATTATCTACTAGTTGAACAAGTGTCGTTTCTGATGGTACACTGTTTAGCGCAGTAGAAAGCAAGAATCAGTGATACCAAGTGTAATACGTGTGCAGCTTGTTTTAGGTTTATTTCAAACTGTATTACAATCTTGGACTCATAATGAAATTAACTTACACCCAGTACTGAATCATCACTTCACGAGGCATATGCTTTACTTTTTCCAGCACCACAAAGATGTAAAGGGTTCGACTCAGCATTGCTTTGACTAGAATTTTACTTGTCTTTACTGTTGCATAAGTGCCTTCGATTGTTAAGAACTCGCATTGCAGGTTTTTCCATTTTGCTTGATTTGTGATTTTTGATTTTCTGCTACCTCGACTCCACTGGTTGAATTTGGCTAGCCATTTTTCTGGATCTGTAATCAGGTCAGACAGAGGCACTGTATAAAAGGAACAAATTCTAGAACCTTAGCAGGACAATCCTTTTGGATAAGCCAAAATAGAAATCAGGGCAATGTTAAATTTACCAGAGGGTTATATTATTCCTTTGTGGGAAAAGCAGACAGCTCGAATTCTGGCTTGTGGAAGTTGATAGTTATTTGAGTTGAAGGAAACACGTAGGATTGCAATATTGCATAGTACTGCGCTCTGGCCTCTGAGGAATTCATGTAATTAAATTTTTATTACTCTGCTCCCACTTTAATATCCTTCATTTCTATTGTGGGACTAGGTACTTCTGATTGATCAGTCTGAGCGTTTTGTTTTCAAGCCAATGCTTTATGAGCTTCTATCGGGAGGTTTGTTGTAAACATTTGAGCTTAAGCCGTTTCAGTTTTCAGTACTTTTTTCTAAATATCTTTGAATTCTTTTCATGAATCCCACATCATTAGCTTCCTACTGGCGAGCTTGTAACAGTTTTAGCGTTCTCACTGCAGAAGTGGATGAATGGGAAGTAGCTCCACGATTTACAGATTTACTGGCGAATACCGGGATTCAATTTATCCAAGACAGAGTGAAACATCTTAACCCCTTTGTTGGGAATAGCTCGCAGAGTTACTCATGTGCTGGCACTGTGCAACTTGAAAGCGAGCTTCTCATAGAATATGACTGGTATAAGCTGGATCTTTATGACTCTTTTCATTATGTTTATGGAGATTGCTATTAAACTTCCCATTTTGTGATCATAGTTTGTCGTGGCTATCTATGTGTAATGTAATTTTTTATTCTTTTCTACCATGCTGGGTATCTAGTTTTGCAATGAATGTTTCATGAGCTATTTAGACATCTTGAACCGACCTTCATTAGTGTTCAAAAGTCAACACTACTTTTCTACCCGAGCTGATTAAAATTGTGTGCTTGGACAGCCAGGTTGGTTCTTGCATTGGGTGCTGAACCAAAGCTTGATATTGTTCCCGGCGCTATAGAATATGCACTTCCGTTTTCCACTTTTGAGGACGCTTGTGTAAGTATTTGAGGTATATGTTTTGTGTTCTGTCTAATGAAATTCTCCATGACCTAGATAAACTTGCCGTTAACTACTTACCGCTTCTCGTTTCCAGCATAGGACTACATCTTAAGCTTTCTCTCTTTCTTTGTCTTTCTCCTGATcacttttgtttttattattttctctgCTTACAAGCTCCAATTGTTTTTCCCTCGCTAAATTTGCACAGTCTAAGGAAGTACATAACATAACATTGGAAGAGCAAGTGGGCTTACTTTTAGAAGAGAGGGAGTGCTCATATAGGCACTTTAAGGACAAAGTTATCATTTATGCAAAAAGTACTTGGCCAAAAAAGAAATGAGAAcaaatttattttcccaatacaGGAAGACCATTTGGAAATGGAGAAGTAACAATTTAAATATTTATGTCATGCAGAAGGTCAATGACAAGTTGAAAGCAGTGGAGAGGAAGAATTTCGGCAAGGGATCACCAGTCCGGGTGGTAATTGTTGGTTGTGGTTACTCCGGAGTTGAATTAGCTGCAACAGTATCTGAGAGACTGCAGGCTAATGGCATTGTGCAAGCAATTAATGCAGAAACCACAATTTGCCCTACTGCCCCGCCTGGTAACCGAGAAGCTGCATTAAAAGTAAGTTTTCTATTGCACATTGCAGATCCCATGACGTAAGGATTCAATCTTAAATTATCTCAAAAAGTCCCTTGTAAGCAGCTTTATACTAAAAATATAGTACGGTCACCCACTTCTTTATTCAAAATATAGTACAGCCACCCATTAACGAAACCCATACGGCATTACCATCACCAAAAATAATGGTAATCACTGAACAATCTCTTTTATATAGGCTTGTAGGTAAAGTACATGCAGTTCTACTCTTGTGACATTGGAGGCTTATTTGAAACTGTCTTACATAAGTATTTGTGAAATTATTTTAGCTAGTATAATTTCACTTTATGACATGGTAGTCGGCTGCTCTTCTCTGCCTTCCACTAGTGCGAAATTACTTTGCGTTTGGTCAAATAGGATCCTGATTCTTGGATATCTTGTCAACTTCTTCCCTTGATTACGTCAATAGGTGCTTTCGGAAAGAAATGTTCAGCTCTTTCTGGGATATCTAGTCAACTCTGTTCAGAGAGCAGCTGATGTCAAAGTATTGGACCAATCTGTAGAGCAAGATCCTGAAAAATTTGTTGTGGAAATTCAACCTACTGTAAGGGGTTTGGATGGTCAAATTCTGGAAGCAGATTTAGTTTTATGGACTGTTGGaaataaacctcgacttcctgaATTGGAGCCTAGTGGTAAGTCCTATTTTCTTCCACTTAATGGCAGAGGACAAGCAGAAACTGATGAAACACTTCGTGTAAAGGGTCACCCACGAATATTTGCTTTGGGTGACTCATCTGCTTTACGAGACTCAAGTGGGAAGCTTCTTCCTTCCACGGCACAGGTATATCTCGAATTGATTTCCTGGTTCATTCCTTGTTGGGCTAGTTATGCTGTTTAATGATCTTACAAGTGTGCTCTCCTTGTGACCAAATTATGCAGGTTGCTTTTCAGGAAGCTGATTTTGCCGGCTGGAACATTTGGGCTGCTATCAATGATCGGCCACTTCTTCCATTCAGGTTGGATCTGTGATTTCGTTCCTCGCTAGTTTGATTTTTATCATGGTTTACAAGTCTCTCGAGACTAAACATATTGCCTGTTACATGACGGATGTCCAGACTGACGTTACATTGCATAATTTCCGGTATAAGTATTCGACACTGGTATGTGTCAAATGTCGGACTCTGCTATTAACTGAAAATTTCCCGCGTctttgatttaaaacaaaatgtcgAAGTTTCATTCTCATGTCAGAGTGGCGAGCGTTGAATACGGGTACACGAGGTCTGAAGAGTGAGAGTAACTTAATATGTAATGCACCATATAAAAACTTAAGATATTTCAGCCGCATCAATTGATATTGATTGCCAAAATATTGCAGTTATGTCGCCTATATTTAGAGAGATTTAGGAACCATTGACAAGCTATTGATTTTTTGTGTTAATGGTGGTGCCGATTGCATTGACAAGCTattgatttttttattattagGTTCCAGAATTTAGGAGAGATGATGACATTGGGGAGGAATGATGCTGCAGTTACACCAAGTTTCATTGACGGTTTGACATTGGAAGGTCCTGTTGGCCATGCTGGTAAGACTACTTGCTCTATCTCCCGTTTTTAAAAACTTTTGGGGTATTCATCGCACTGACTCTTGTGTGCCGTATATGCAGCAAGAAAACTAGCATACCTCATTAGGCTGCCAACAGATGAGCACCGTGTTAAAGTCGGTATAAGCTGGTTTGCGAAGACAGCCATTGATTCAGTTGCATCCCtgcaaacttccttggccaaagTACTTTCGGGCTCTtgatgttttgtgtgttttgaaGGTTTAGTTTATACTCCGTTGGTTTGCATTGCGAAATCATATTTTTCTGTACTAAGAAACTGATTTACTTAATAGTATACAAAATAATTACTCCATTGTATTCTTTCGGAGTAATGAGTGTTGTATGTCCGTACGAAGATTAATTACTCCACTGTATTCATCTCGAAAGGCTTTTTGATACTGAGCTCAGCTGCACCGTTTTTTCATGGGCTATTTTATTGAGCCCTCCTAAGTCCTAAACTAGGCAATCACACTATATCTTGGTGGTTCTTGAGGACCTACTCTAAGGCCGGGTTGCATTCTATTTGCGGAGAAGAGAGTACTAGATACTGCCATAACGAGCTTATCAAACACGGTTTTATAGAAAAGTTACATGAGGCCGTTATAAGCAATCAAACACGAAATATGACCTATTATTAAGGAAATtgacgtcttttttttttttttttttttttttttttttttttggcggcTGTAAAGGAAGATTTACTTATCTAACTAATCATAGCCTTACACGCAAGGCTATGTGCTACATTATTAAAAGATCTAGGAATATAACTAATAGCTAAgcaatgaaaaaaagaaaagtaaGATATGATGTCTGCCAGAATCGCATGTAGAAGATGGTGTGGATGCTCAACGCCAGCCAATTGACTAACAAGACAGAAGCAATCAGTCGAAATCTGCAAGTGGCGAATTCCTTGCTCCTGCGCCCACAAAAGAACCAAACGCACGCCCAATCCTTCTTAATGTAGataatttgttttgttttgaattttgattCAAGGGTGTTTCTGAATTTTTGAAAACCCGAACAAAGACGTTTGGCTTGTGAAAAAGAAAGTAAAAGTTTGAAATTACGAATCCATATTAGAGTGGCATGAGGTTGAAACTCGATTTCTCCTATTCATCCCTGTGTCCGTACTTTATCCCAAAAATTGGTGAACCAAAATTACTACACACCTACTCTAGCACAGAATTGCATACTTGTGTAGTTGTGTGGGAGGTTAAGGAGTTTCCGCCGTTGCAAAATCCGCAACAAAGGTAAGCCGATGAATTCATTCAATAATTTATTACATAAGGTATGAAAATAATACAACAGAGGGGTGGTGGCGCAGTTGGCTAGCGCGTAGGTCTCATAGCTTCTGAGTAATCCTGAGGTCGAGAGTTCGAGCCTCTCTCACCCCatcttattttttatttatttattctgaAAATAAACAATTACCAAATCTGGAATAGTCTGGAATAATAATGTGGCTCTAGAAGAAAGGTATTCAGAGTGATTCAGAATTACATCCAAGATGTGGTCTAGCTCCCACTACATTATCCCCTTGGAGCTTTTAAGGGCTGATAGTCCTCCAAGTGAACAAAAAGTACTATTGTCAAATGCCATACCTAAGTCTCATATAGGATTCACATTTTGACATTTTGTATTTTTTGTGCCCCGTGAATTAGAATAAGTGGGAAAACACATtaagaaaaattacaaataaccaccacgtatttacgtatttttacaaataaccaccacgtatttgcacttttacaaataacccccaaacttTCATCTAAACTCCCCAATTACCACTGTATATCTGCCCCGAcacttgtttttcttattttccgacTTGTTAAGTAACATTTTAAGTAAAATGCCCATAATACCCTTCCCTCTATTACTCCCAACCATAACAATGTCATTCACTGCTTTGTAAAAAAATCATAGCATTCCTCCCAAATTTATGAAACCCTAAATTCCCAAATTGTTAATCCTAAATTAATTCACAAAGATCCATCAATCAATTGCTGCCAATCAATCCCTAATTAAATTCGTCGTTCAATTGCTGAAGTGATTGAAGTGTGCTATGTATTGTTTACCAGTTGAAGGTTATTTCCAAATCACCAGCAAGTAGCTTCTTTTTTTCGGTTACATGGTTTATTATAACAGGCGAGAAGTCAAACACTTGATCCCATTGAGTGGTTCCAAACATTGGTTCCTCCAAATACTCTGCCTTCAAATCCACCATTGCCTTACACACTACTCTGACCTTGAGCTAGATTGTGTTCCACGAAGGCTAGTAATGTGTTTTTGAGATCACGACGCCTAGCATCTGCAATAAAAACAAGTATTGGGGCTTCTAACCCATGTCGTTCGAATGGCTTGATTGGCAGCAATTGATTGACGAGTTGTTGTGAATTAATTAGTGATAATAATTTGGGGATTTACTACAATTTCTTATGTTTGGGAGATTGCTGATGATTTTTACAAAGCAAGAATGACATTTGGTATGTTTGGGAGTAATAGAGGGAAGGGTATTATGGGCATTTTCCTTAAAACGTTATTTAACGAGTCGAAAAATAAGATAAATAAGTGTCGGGGCAGATATACGGTGGTAATTGGGGAGTTTAGATAAaagtttgggggttatttgtaagaccatccccaagcaaggtcaattgcttagtcatgaccttgcttggtcatgGTTAGTGAGTTAATTAAGGTAGTTAATTGGTGACCAAATGGGATAATTTGTGAccaaaggtcaatttgtgaccatacttgaataaaattgaccacaTTTGTGACCTTCTATGTGTCCAAATTTAATTGGtggaataattaataaataataaaaatactACATTTTCAATGCACTGTGTATTTCTGCGTGAAAGTACTTACTCAATATTTATTAATTGGTTACTCAGAATTAGACGAGTTACTCGGTTTTTATTAATTGGTTACTCGGTATTAGATGAGTTACTTGTATTAATTGGTTACTCGACTTGTATTAATTGGTTACTCGGGTTTATTTATTAAAATAAGAAACTCGGTTTTAATAATTAGATGAGTTACTCGGTTTTAATTATATTTCAAAATAATTATATTGTCGCATTTGGATgtaaaatttcaaaataaaacCGTCAATTAATTATAGCCGTTAGATCAAAATATAGCCGTTGGAATAATGATAAGCATTTGGATTTTAATTATAACCGTTAGATCAAAATATAACCGTTAGATCAAAATATAGCATTTGGATTTTAATTGTTAATGAAACCGTCTAATCACTTTTCAAAATTATAACGTTATCTAATATTTTTTTTTCCGTAAAGTGTTAGGATAAATAATGTGGAAAATGATATTTACAATAATagataaataatatatttataaataatagaaaaataatatatttataaaatgttAGGATAAATAATTAtaaaagtaagagagagaaaAGTGGGGTAGAGAATGTGGAAAATGATTGGTAATGTTGTAAAGTGGATAATGATTgagttgatgacctaggtcgcgaccttctgcttgggagggtgaaaatgggtcaaggttaataaggtgggattaagagtaaaatcgggtcgtgacctagttagcgtgacctttgcttggggatggtctaaaaGTGCAAATAcaaggtggttatttgtaaaaatatgTAAATATGTGGTGATTATTTGTAATTTTCCCAATACATTATTATTGTCTACTCTTTTCACAAGATTAGGTCATACTTTAATTTGAGTTCATTCTTGATTTCTTGATTAGTAATCATACCATGGCCtggtgtcacggtccgctacttttgccggaccgtggcgcgcacccttgcccgtctcaaggcaagatgcaagcgacaaggatcttcgtactagtgagggatcgcccactagcacgatattcgggtctcggggtgtgagtcgggatcctagtgtcgatcccacaaacacggcttgttagtaaagtgaaggcaaagagtcgttcacaacaaagcaacaacaaagAATACGAAGGCACTgaggtaggaagtagattttcattcactaagACTCCTAAAGAGGAAATTTGATTATTACATCCAGTAGAGAGAGCATTGAATTCTACAAGTTTAGTTCGaggaatagcgatatacctatttatggaaacctattctaaaactactaagaaaatacttactacaaatgtacaagggaaatgaaattacataagcataaaataaatctaagggttcaagtgtgcggatcgtcacacctgGCATACTTGGTGGTTTATAGTCCTCCATAGAGTCACATTTGGCATATTCAATGTTGCCCTCAAATGTAGGCCTGCCAAAAATGCAAAAACTATGTCAACAAAACTGAAACTTGGCACTTCAACTACCTCTAAAAGTCATCATTTATCATCCTCAATAAATACACACACCTAAATACAAAATCTCCCTTTACCTTTCAAACAAAACATACAAATACCATATAAAACAACATTTAGAACCCCAtagaattaaacaaaaaaaaaacaaaaaaaatagataaactccctattttattttatttccattatttttattattaaaaa from Silene latifolia isolate original U9 population chromosome 5, ASM4854445v1, whole genome shotgun sequence encodes the following:
- the LOC141657595 gene encoding alternative NAD(P)H-ubiquinone oxidoreductase C1, chloroplastic/mitochondrial, which encodes MSQIALSATSALPFFTRSTGRLSKIIPVITKSYNVNSSLCSNTLRKGFSITAPAAAAMNGGAAELSENEQDLKHYMWPDKKKPRVCILGGGFGGLYTALRLESLVWPDDKRPQVLLIDQSERFVFKPMLYELLSGEVDEWEVAPRFTDLLANTGIQFIQDRVKHLNPFVGNSSQSYSCAGTVQLESELLIEYDWLVLALGAEPKLDIVPGAIEYALPFSTFEDACKVNDKLKAVERKNFGKGSPVRVVIVGCGYSGVELAATVSERLQANGIVQAINAETTICPTAPPGNREAALKVLSERNVQLFLGYLVNSVQRAADVKVLDQSVEQDPEKFVVEIQPTVRGLDGQILEADLVLWTVGNKPRLPELEPSGKSYFLPLNGRGQAETDETLRVKGHPRIFALGDSSALRDSSGKLLPSTAQVAFQEADFAGWNIWAAINDRPLLPFRFQNLGEMMTLGRNDAAVTPSFIDGLTLEGPVGHAARKLAYLIRLPTDEHRVKVGISWFAKTAIDSVASLQTSLAKVLSGS